The genomic window CACCCGGCGGGCCGCCGAGCCGGCGATCCGCCCCGGCCGTCGCCCAGGTGCTCGACTCGTCGCTGGGTGCGACCGGCCGCCGCCCGTCCCGAGAGCCGCCGCGCACCCGACGTGGACCGCCGGCCGCTCCGGCCCGCCGACGAGGGGTTGGTCGGGGACGGCAGGTGGTGGGCCAGCGCGACGAGACCGTCAGTCCCCGGCCCGGTCGTCGTCGACGACCACCCGGCAGTGGGCGGCGACGGGCAACCGTGTACGTGGCGGCACGGGGGTCCTCCCGGGGGATCAGCGGGTCGACACCGTGTACCCGTTGCCGTCGGGATCGGTCATGAGCACCCGCCCGTCGCGGGCGGTGCCCACCCGGGTCGCCCCGAGCGAGACCAGGCGCTCCACCTCGGCCCGCAGGTCGCCGTCGGCCGCGAGGTCGAAGCGCCAGCGGTCGTCGCCGGCCGGCGGCTCGACGGGCGGGCCGCCCCAGGTGACCTTCGGGCCGCCGTGCGGCGAGCGGATCGCGGTCTCCTGGTCCTGGTCCCAGACCAGCGGCCAGCCCAGCGCCCGACTCCAGAAGTGGCCGACCGCCTGCGAGCCGTCGCACGCGAGCGCTCCGACGAAGCCGCAGTCGGCGAGGAACCGGTTGCCGGGTCCGATGACGCAGAACTCGTTGCCCTCGGGGTCGCCGAGCACGACGTGGTCCTCCTCCGGGCGCTGACCGACGTCGACGTGCCGGCCGCCCAGCGCGAGCGCCCGCTGCACCGTCCGCCGCTGGTCCTCCAGCGACGTGCTGGTCAGGTCGAGGTGCCTCCGGTTCTGCGTGGCCTTCGGCTCCCGCGTCGGCACGAAGCGGAGCCGGAAGCCGGTGTCGTCGGTCGGCACGAGCGCGGCGCCGTCGGGCTCCCACCCCAGGACGCCGGCCCAGAAGCGCGCGAGCCGGAGCGGGTCGAGCGCGTCGACGTCGAGCGCGACGAGGTCACAGGCCATGGGCTCCGCATCTCCGATCCGCCGACCCGGGCGCGGGCAGGGCAGCGACGCTAGGACGTTCCCGCGGCGGGACGCAACGCGGTTCCGCCGGCCACCCGCGCCGCGGCCAGGCGCTCGGTGAGCCAGGCGTCCCGGTCGCCCAGCGCGGCTCTCGCCATGCCGGTCGGGTGGCCGGTGAAGCCGTGCGGCGACTCCGGGTAGACGCGGAGGTCGACCTCGTTGCCCGCCGCGGACGGCCGGGCGGCCATGACCAGGTTGTCCTCGAGCAGGATGTCCAGCGCCCCGACGACCAGCAGTGTCGGCGGAAGGCCGTGCAGGTCGCCGAAGACCGGGGAGACGTCGGGGGCGGTGCGGTCGGCGACGTGGCCGACGTGGGCCTCGAGGAAGTACTCGCCGGCGATCCGGCGGCCCGTCGGGGTCCGGCCGCTCAGGTCGTGGGTCCCGAACTGCAGCACGGCGCCGCAGACGCGGTCCGCGAGGCCCCGGTCCCGCAGCCGGAGCAGCGTGGTGACGGCGAGGGTGGCTCCGGCCGAGCTGCCGCCGATCGCCAGCGCGGTCGTGCCCAACCGGACCCCGGCGTGGTCGAGGAGCCAGAGCGCGGCGGCCTCGCAGTCGTCGGGCGCGGCCGGCCAGGGGTCCTCGGGGGCGAGCCGGTGCTCGACGCCGACCACGGCGATCCCGAGCGACTCGGCGAGCGCCGCGTCGCGCGCGTCCCCGCCCGCGGCGGACCCGAGGGTGAAGCCGCCACCGGGGACGTCGAGGTACACGCCGCGGAGCTGCCGGGTCGCCGGTGACGCGATCCGCACCGGGACCGCCCGCCCGGATGCGTCGGCGACCTGCTCGACGGTGACCCCCGCGGTCGGCGCGGCCGGGACCTGCTGGGCGCGCGCCTCCCGGAGCTCCTCGAGGGACGCCGGTCCTCGCCGCTCCCCCCGCGCGGCGTGGAACGCCCGGCTCCCCGCCACGTGCCCGGCGAGTCCTGCCGCGACCAGGCAGTCCAGTCCGACCCGCACGCGCGCTCCTCGTCCGGCCGGACTCAGCCGTGCAGGGTGGGCCGGTAGACGAGCTCCTGGATGCGGCCGTCGAGCGTTCGGGCCTCGAGCAGCTCGAGGTCGAAGTCGGCCGCACCAGCGAAGACCGGCTCCGCCCCGGTCCGGCCGGTGATCACGGGGAAGA from Geodermatophilus normandii includes these protein-coding regions:
- a CDS encoding VOC family protein, whose translation is MACDLVALDVDALDPLRLARFWAGVLGWEPDGAALVPTDDTGFRLRFVPTREPKATQNRRHLDLTSTSLEDQRRTVQRALALGGRHVDVGQRPEEDHVVLGDPEGNEFCVIGPGNRFLADCGFVGALACDGSQAVGHFWSRALGWPLVWDQDQETAIRSPHGGPKVTWGGPPVEPPAGDDRWRFDLAADGDLRAEVERLVSLGATRVGTARDGRVLMTDPDGNGYTVSTR
- a CDS encoding alpha/beta hydrolase codes for the protein MRVGLDCLVAAGLAGHVAGSRAFHAARGERRGPASLEELREARAQQVPAAPTAGVTVEQVADASGRAVPVRIASPATRQLRGVYLDVPGGGFTLGSAAGGDARDAALAESLGIAVVGVEHRLAPEDPWPAAPDDCEAAALWLLDHAGVRLGTTALAIGGSSAGATLAVTTLLRLRDRGLADRVCGAVLQFGTHDLSGRTPTGRRIAGEYFLEAHVGHVADRTAPDVSPVFGDLHGLPPTLLVVGALDILLEDNLVMAARPSAAGNEVDLRVYPESPHGFTGHPTGMARAALGDRDAWLTERLAAARVAGGTALRPAAGTS